In one Capra hircus breed San Clemente chromosome 22, ASM170441v1, whole genome shotgun sequence genomic region, the following are encoded:
- the KLHDC8B gene encoding kelch domain-containing protein 8B, with the protein MATGGGRAFAWQVFPPMPTCRVYGTVAYQDGNLLVLGGCGRAGLPLDTAETLDMASHTWVALAPLPTARAGAAAVVLGKQVLVVGGVDEGQSPVAAVEAFLADEGRWERRATLPQAAMGVATVERDGMVYALGGMGPDTAPQAQVRVYEPRRDCWLSLPSMPTPCYGASTFLHGNKIYVLGGRQGKLPVTAFEAFDLEARTWTRHPSLPSRRAFAGCAMAEGSVFSLGGLQQPGPHNFYSRPHFVNTVEMFDLEHGSWTKLPRSLRMRDKRADFVVGSLGDHVVAIGGLGNQPCPLGSVEGFSLARRRWEALPAMPTARCSCSSLQAGPRLFAIGGVAQGPSQAVEALCLRDGV; encoded by the exons ATGGCTACAGGAGGAGGCCGGGCCTTTGCTTGGCAGGTGTTCCCACCCATGCCCACCTGCCGGGTATATGGCACAGTGGCGTACCAGGATGGGAACCTGCTTGTGTTGGGGGGCTGTGGCCGGGCTGGACTGCCTTTGGACACTGCCGAGACATTGGATATGGCCTCGCACACGTGGGTGGCACTGGCGCCCCTGCCCACTGCCCGGGCTGGTGCGGCTGCTGTGGTACTGGGCAAGCAGGTGCTAGTGGTGGGTGGTGTAGATGAGGGCCAGAGTCCGGTAGCTGCTGTGGAGGCCTTCCTGGCTGACGAGGGCCGTTGGGAGCGTCGGGCCACTCTCCCTCAGGCCGCCATGGGGGTTGCGACTGTGGAAAGAG ATGGTATGGTGTATGCACTGGGGGGAATGGGCCCTGACACGGCCCCCCAGGCCCAGGTTCGGGTATATGAACCCCGCCGGGACTGCTGGCTGTCGCTGCCCTCGATGCCCACACCCTGCTACGGGGCCTCTACCTTCCTGCATGGAAACAAGATCTATGTCCTGG GGGGCCGCCAGGGCAAGCTCCCAGTGACTGCTTTTGAGGCCTTTGATCTGGAGGCCCGTACCTGGACCCGACACCCAAGCCTGCCCAGCCGCCGGGCCTTTGCCGGCTGTGCCATGGCCGAAGGCAGCGTCTTTAGCCTGGGTGGCCTGCAGCAGCCTGGGCCCCACAATTTCTACTCCCGCCCACACTTTGTCAACACTGTGGAGATGTTCGACCTGGAGCATG GCTCTTGGACCAAGCTGCCCCGCAGCCTACGCATGAGGGACAAGAGAGCTGACTTTGTGGTTGGCTCACTTGGGGACCACGTCGTGGCCATTGGGGGCCTTG GAAACCAGCCGTGTCCCCTGGGCTCTGTAGAGGGCTTCAGCCTGGCACGGCGCCGCTGGGAGGCACTGCCAGCTATGCCCACAGCCCGCTGCTCCTGTTCTAGTCTGCAGGCTGGGCCTCGGCTGTTTGCCATCGGGGGTGTGGCCCAGGGTCCCAGTCAGGCTGTGGAGGCACTGTGTTTGCGTGATGGGGTCTGA
- the CCDC36 gene encoding coiled-coil domain-containing protein 36, which translates to MNFNVWNIKDMFSIPSGSGGTKSSNLNNNQTDYSNLSDSQFLFGSQFCPESSQTLSTALDSEVHLRHPKQSQQNSLDSEPSIFTKYQTKPQLLGGDTKDGGLFPLPLSLGKPKGLLEQFEEKKKSAKDKCDSETLYNLISHIKESIHKLQTSVEESEEHLSSRSQSILDSLETVAKTGQETAKAQSGLMLEIVQDKGNVEQAILDLQKRLEARQAEFIEMKSNLKQLEVLVTQQSKDFQQLCEHLGQLNMPSVLEELKRLTSIALTPKHVKDSASQTSPPLAQSLSFTRQDKYTSEKPVMWQAQALPAACSLSVGSPGPKEFVVWGEGSKRDALQEEAVQPAVGTGKRNRQIKDRAVQTNCQNSVTKTGSENCGSAILGHKVPKDRDPVSQGDSQLISRGYKDLNNSATSIKNISQKWQAKGAFSRDPCEQRLLTEQKGITVERGKKGKQQQQPRKAPRRRSLRRRQEQMPSKTCVSNSKYPRPPLSSPQRSSWGQQETLAHPLQLWGPGSPTNLVCSAQEGTVMPSKTTRAEQGNLVQRSGHSSQDNSLLLPSFQGDHQMSWFSDLNDLNPRTESPQSQESGKNILYDLGFDSSDDGF; encoded by the exons ATGAATTTTAATGTCTGGAATATCAAAGATATGTTCAGTATCCCCTCAGGCTCCGG GGGCACTAAGTCATCTAACTTGAATAACAATCAGACTGATTACTCCAATCTCAGCGATTCCCAGTTCCTTTTTGGATCCCAGTTCTGTCCAGAAAGTTCACAGACTCTGTCAACGGCCTTGGACTCTGAAGTCCACTTGAGACATCCAAAACAGTCACAACAGAATTctctggat AGTGAACCTAGTATTTTCACAAAGTACCAAACAAAACCCCAGCTGCTTGGAGGAGATACAAAAGATGGAGGcttgtttcctcttcctttgtCTCTTGGAAAACCAAAAGGCCTCTTGGAACAGtttgaggagaaaaagaaaagtgcaaAAGACAAATGTGACAG tGAGACTTTATACAACTTAATTTCCCATATCAAAGAAAGCATTCACAAG TTACAGACATCAGTGGAAGAGTCTGAGGAACATCTCAGTTCCAGAAGTCAGTCTATTTTGGATTCTTTGGAAACTGTGGCCAAGACAG GGCAGGAGACTGCAAAAGCTCAGAGTGGTCTGATGTTGGAAATAGTGCAGGACAAAGGCAACGTGGAGCAGGCCATCCTTGATTTGCAAAAGAGACTCGAAGCT AGACAAGCAGAGTTTATAGAAATGAAGTCCAACCTGAAGCAACTTGAAGTTTTGGTTACCCAGCAGAGTAAGGACTTTCAGCAACTGTGTGAGCATTTAGGCCAGCTGAATATGCCCAGTGTTCTAGAAGAGTTAAAGCGATTGACCTCCATCGCTCTGACCCCCAAACACGTGAAAGACAGTGCCTCTCAGACCTCACCACCTCTGGCACAGAGCCTCAGTTTCACCAGGCAGGACAAATATACCTCTGAGAAGCCAGTTATGTGGCAGGCCCAGGCCCTCCCTGCTGCATGCAGTCTTAGTGTGGGCTCCCCAGGGCCCAAGGAGTTTGTTGTCTGGGGTGAGGGATCAAAGAGGGATGCTCTCCAAGAAGAGGCTGTGCAGCCGGCAGTTGGAACTGGCAAAAGAAACAGGCAAATCAAGGACAGGGCAGTGCAGACTAACTGCCAGAACTCTGTTACTAAAACAGGCTCTGAGAACTGTGGCTCTGCCATCCTGGGTCACAAGGTTCCTAAAGATAGGGACCCAGTTTCCCAAGGAGACTCGCAGCTTATATCTCGAGGATATAAGGACTTAAACAACTCTGCAACCAGCATTAAGAACATCAGCCAAAAATGGCAAGCTAAAGGTGCATTTTCACGTGACCCTTGTGAACAAAGGTTGTTGACTGAACAGAAAGGCATAACtgtagaaagagggaaaaaaggcaagcagcagcagcagcccaggaaAGCCCCCAGAAGGAGGTCCCTACGCAGGAGGCAGGAACAAATGCCTAGCAAAACCTGTGTTTCTAATTCTAAATATCCTCGGCCTCCACTTTCCAGCCCACAAAGGTCCTCCTGGGGGCAGCAGGAAACTCTTGCTCACCCCCTGCAACTTTGGGGCCCTGGGAGCCCCACAAATCTAGTCTGCTCTGCTCAGGAAGGAACAGTCATGCCCAGTAAGACCACGAGGGCAGAGCAAGGGAACCTCGTGCAGCGTAGCGGGCATTCCTCCCAAGACAACAGCCTGCTTTTACCCAGTTTCCAGGGGGACCACCAGATGAGCTGGTTCAGTGATCTCAATGACCTCAACCCCAGGACAGAGTCCCCTCAGTCCCAGGAGTCAGGGAAGAATATACTTTATGACCTGGGTTTTGATAGCAGTGATGATGGCTTCTGA
- the C22H3orf84 gene encoding uncharacterized protein C3orf84 homolog produces MLILQKEPEKDKRKVYLFYSFPGNMQSALVGSWHNSGFYGHYRGQFRSDSAREYRLAAKPQPPAVFLQRCQEPPQQHFFSKHDNRTSFDKGPYCLLQGIGRRKDLARLWQQHTFLRWAPCELELRQPRPLESSYQTEFRSGSGLRDLPQRLVHFVQIQPLRVNTTYQQNFCQPSRGGRCGSNNVGPQTPVTDTLPDLPGIPKPKLLQHYLHAGVSECLNWSRTLNKDG; encoded by the exons ATGCTCATTCTCCAGAAGGAGCCTGAAAAAGACAAGAGGAAAGTTTACCTTTTCTACTCCTTTCCCGGAAACATGCAAAGTGCTTTAGTAGGCTCCTGG CACAACAGTGGCTTCTATGGGCACTACAGAGGCCAATTCAGGAGTGACAGTGCTCGAGAATACCGCCTCGCAGCCAAGCCCCAGCCTCCAGCAGTGTTCCTGCAGCGCTGTCAG GAGCCACCACAGCAACACTTCTTCTCCAAGCATGACAACCGCACTTCCTTCGACAAG GGCCCCTACTGCCTGCTACAGGGAATCGGAAGGCGGAAAGACTTGGCGCGCCTGTGGCAGCAGCATACCTTCCTGCGCTGGGCACCCTGTGAACTGGAGTTGCGCCAGCCGCGGCCCCTCGAATCCTCCTACCAGACTGAGTTCCGGTCAGGGTCAGGACTCAGGGACCTCCCCCAGCGCCTTGTCCACTTTGTGCAGATCCAGCCTCTCCGCGTTAACACCACCTACCAGCAGAATTTCTGCCAGCCATCCCGGGGTGGCCGCTGTGGCAGCAACAATGTGGGCCCCCAGACCCCAGTCACCGACACACTGCCTGACCTCCCGGGGATCCCCAAACCCAAGCTGCTGCAGCATTATCTTCACGCTGGGGTCTCTGAGTGTCTAAACTGGTCCAGAACATTAAACAAGGATGGCTGA